In the Rhodoferax fermentans genome, TGTCGATGCTCAACCAGAGTTTCGAGCAGATCTCTGTCGAAAGTGGCTTGCGCCTGGCGCTGTTGGCGGGTGAACTGGAGATGTATTACCAGCCACAGGTCGATGCCAAAAGTGGCAAGGTGATTGGTGCCGAGGCGCTGATGCGTTGGAACCATCCGCAGCGCGGTTTCCTGGGGGCCGGTGCGTTTCTGCCCTATGCCGAAGAAAGCGGCCTGATCATTGCCATCAGCGACTGGATGCTCGAGGCGGTGTGCCGTGACCTGCTGGCCTGGAACACCCTCGGCGCAGACCGCCCTTACCTCTCGATCAACCTGTCACCCCATTACTTGGACCGGGGCGACTTTTACGACAAGCTCAAGAACACAATGGAGCGTTACCAGATTTCGCCCTCGCAGCTGGAGGTCGAGATCACCGAAAACATCTGCATCCGCAACCCGCAGGCGGCGATTGACCAGCTTCAGAAGCTGTGCCAGCTAGGGGTCAGGGTGGCGATTGATGACTTTGGCACCGGTTACTCGTCGCTGGCGTATCTGCATCGGTTCCCGATCCATGTGCTGAAGATTGACCGCTCCTTTGTCATGCCGATTGAAGACGACACCCTGCAGTTCCCGGTGGTGCTGGCGATCATCTCCATCGCCAAAGGCCTGGGCCTCAAACTGGTGGCCGAAGGCGTCGAGACCGAGGTGCAGCAACGTTACCTGGAGCAGGCCGGTTGCCAGACCTTCCAAGGGTTTTATTACCACCGGCCCATGCCGCAAAGCGCCCTGATGGGGCTTTTGGACAGCCAAAGAATCCACTGAGTCTGCAAATTGGGTGGGCAAGCCCCAAATTGTTAACAATCCCTTACTTTTTTGTAAGACACAATTTTTGAGGATGCACGGAGCTGCACCGAAAATACTGGGGTAAGCTGCTTCAACACTCCCACCCCCTGCAGGCAGAACATGCATCCAGTTCCCCGGCGCTTTCGCTAGTCTGAACCAAGGCCTGTTGTGAAACTACCGCCCGAAGACATCCACCAACGGCTGCTGGTTGCCCGCCTGCCCAGCCCGCCTCAGACGCTGATGCGGCTGATGGTGTTGTGCCAGTCAGACGATGCAGGCATGGGTGAGTTGTCGGAGTTGATTGCCAGTGACCCCGGCCTGTCGGCCAAGGTGTTGTCGGTGGCCCACAGCGCGGCCTATTACCGCAGCAGCGCAAAAACCCTGACCCTGCTTCAAGCCACCAGCACGCTGGGCATGGCACTGATCAAGGTGCTGGCGATCAGCGAGTCGGTGTTTCAGACCTTCCACGCTTTCCGGCAAACCACCAGCGCTGACCTGCGCCGATTCTGGAAACACAGCCTAGGTGTGGCCGTGCTGGCGCGTGCGCTGGCCGAGCGCCAGGACAGTGTCGGCGCCGAAGAAGCCTACTTGACCGGTTTGTTGCACGACGTGGGCCGCCTGGCGCTGCTGGTGGCGGTGCCCGAGCGTTACAGCGCCCTGTTTGGCTTGCCGGACGACACCAGCCTGTGCAGCCAGGAGCAGCAACAGCTTGGTACCACCCACGCCGAAGCAGGCGCCTGGTTGCTGACGCACTGGCACCTGAGCCAATCCATGGTGCACAGTGTGCTGGAGCACCACAACCCGCCCACCAGACTGGCAGACACCCGGCCACTCACGCGCCTGATCCACCTGGCCCACCTGCTCGATGACCTGCCGCCGGAGCCCCTAGAGGAGCCCCCAGCCTGGGCCAGTGAACACGGCCTGACGCTGCAAGACATCAGTGAGCTGTTGCAAACAGCGGCCACCCAGGTGGCGCAGATCGCCCGCGACCTGGGGGTGGACATCTCGGACGCCAGTGAGCCCAGCGCCGCCAGCCTGGCCGTCACCCGGCCCCAGCCACTCGACGCCGACCAGAGCGCGCTGGCGCGCGATGTGCTGGACCGCAGCGTGCTCAACGAGATGGCCATGACACTGATCAACCTGACCAGTACCAATGCCGCCCTCACCTCGATGCGCCAACACGCCAGCGCGGTGCTGCAGCTCGAAGACGCGATGGTGATGCTCACCCGTGACAACCAGCAGACGCTGGTGCCGGTGTCGATGAACGAGCGCCACCTGGCCGCCACACCGCTGGCCTTCGAGGTGGCGCATGACCCGTCGATGACGCACTGCCTGGCGCAGCGCAAGGTGGTTTTTTCCAAACGCCAGGGCCTGTCGCCGAGTGTCCTGCTCGATGTCATGGATACCAACGAAGTGGTGCTGCTGCCCTTGCTGACCGCCCAGCAGTGCTTGGGTGTGCTGGCGGCCAGCGTGCCGCCAGAGCTGAGCCAGCATCTCAGAAGCCAGCTGCCGACCCTGCAGGCCTTTGGGGTGTATGCCGGGCTGGCCCTGTCGCGCCGGCGCCTGGCCGACAAAAACCGCTCCGGCCAGACCCTGTCGGCCAAAGAAGCGCAAACCCTCGAACTCAAACGGGTGGTTCAGGCGGTTGACCTGCTGGTGGATGCCCTGTCCAAAACACCCCAGCCGACCGCCATGGTGCCGGTTGACCTGAGCCTGGCCGTGCGTGACACGGTGCAACTGCTGCAACACCGCCAGCTCATACCCGGCAACATCGAGGTCAATGCCGAGATGCCCAACCGCGCCGCCTGGGTGCAGGGCTCACCCGGAAAAATCAAGCAGATCCTGCTGATCCTCATCAAAAATGCCTGTGAAACCATGCCCGATGGCGGGCAGATCATGGTCAACGGCGGTGGACTGGTGCAACGTGATGGGGGTGTCTACACCGTGCTCACGGTGGCAGACAGCGCTGCCAGCACCAAGGAAGCCATCCAGGCCCAGCTGTATGACAACGCCCCGGATGCGGCGCGCATCAACCGTGGCCAACCCAGCTTTGGCCTGGCCACGGTGAACCAGCTGCTCGAACAGATGGCCGGGCACATCAAGTTCAGCACCGGCCCCAGCGGCACCCGCTTTGACATCCTGTTGCCCTGCCCGCGCAACCCGACGGTGTGAGGGCTGTCACCCGGGGCGAAGCATCTCCAGGTGCGGTATGCCATCTTCCAGGTAGTGGGTGCCGGTGTCGACAAAACCGTGCTGGGCATAAAAGTGCGTGAGTTGCAGCTGGGCGCCGATGCGAATGGGCTGCGGGCCCCAGACCTGGCTGATGGCCGCAATCGCCTGGGTGATCAGGGCGTGGCCCAAACCGCCACCACGCGCGCTCTGGCGTGTCAGCACCCGCCCGAAACTGGCCTCGGGAAACTTCACACCGGCTTCAAAACAGCGCGCATAGGCCTGCAATTCACCGTGTTGCACCCCCAGCAGATGCATGGCCTGCCGGTCAGCACCGTCCATGTCCTGGAACAGGCACTGCTGCTCCACCACAAACACCTGGCTGCGTAGGCGCAGCACCTCGTACAACTCGTACACGCGTAAGTCGTCAAAAGCCAGCAAACGCCATACTGGCGCGGCGTCCTCACCCTGCTTGCCAGCGGCCGAGCCAATCGACCAGAGTTTGAATGTCACGGTACAACCTCCTGTGTGCGCGCATCAGCGTCGCGCCAAAAAACGACCAAAACAAAATCAGCAATTACTTCCAAATACATAGCTATATGCCCTTATTTCAAAAGGACTAGAGGCCAATTTTTCATACAAATCAGGCATCCGACTGGGCCAAGGCGCTGTTGAAACCATGCACAGTTTTGCTGCCCACTGGCAGACGTTTGATGTATTTGAAAGTACCGGTGGCATGGGCGCAGGCCTGGCCGTGGGCGTCATACACCGTGGCCTCGGTGAAGGCCAGGGTGGCGGTGTGGTGTTTGAGGGTGCCACGCGCTGTCAAAGCTCCTTGTGAGGGCCGCATGAAGCTGGTTTTCATCTCCACCGTGACCACACCGGTACGCCCGGGTGCGGCGCGCGCTGCCATCGCCATGGTCACGTCCAGCAGCGTCATCACCACACCACCGTGGGTCACCTGGTAAGAATTCAGGTGTTCGGGCTGCGGTGCGAAGCTCACCTCGGACTGGCCGTCGGCAAACACCGTGAGCACAAACCCCAGGTGGCGAACAAACGGGATATCGACGCCAAAGTCGGTGCTGGGCAGGGACAGGGTCATGCGACAGACCCTCGCATGTAGGCGCTGGTGCCACCGTCCACCACCAGGCACTGGCCGGTGATGTGTTTGCCCGCGTCGGACGCCAGCAACAGCGTCACGCCCTTGAGGTCTTCATCATCCCCCAGGCGGCGCAGCGGCGCGCTGGCGGCCAGTCGCTCCTCACCCAGCAGTACTAGGGTGTCGGCGGTCATCTGGCTGGGGAACAAACCCGGACAGATGGCGTTGACATTGATGCCGTAACGACCCCACTCACAGGCCAGCGTGCGGGTGAAATTGATCACCGCGCCTTTGGAGGTGTTGTAGGCCAGGCTGCTCATGCCCGGCGGGTTGCCACCCAGCCCGGCAATCGAGGCCACATTGATGATGCGCCCACCCCGCGCGAGCATGCTTTGCTGGCCCAGCAACTGGCTCAGCACAAACATGCCGCGCACATTGAGGGCCATCACCTCGTCCCAGGCTGGCAGCGGGTGGTCTTGCGCCGGGGCGGCCCAGGTGGCGCCAGCGTTGTTGACCAGGATGTCCACATCCCCCATGCGTTGCAGGGTCTCGGACACCAGCTTGTGGATATCGGCCTCCTGCGCGCAATCGGCCGCCACCCAGCGTGCGTCGATGCCAGCGGCTTGTAATTCGGCGCAGGCTGCTTCCAGTGCGTCGGGCTGGCGTGCACACAACATCAGGCGTGCGCCCGCTTCACCCAGCGCGTGGGCCATTTGTAAACCCAGTCCGCGCGAGCCGCCGGCGACCAGCGCGGTTTTGCCGCTCAGGTCAAAAAGTTGTTGGATGGTGCGTGGCATGGTTTGTCCTTGTGGGGACCCATTTTGCAGGAAATTCGACGGCCTTCGCGCGGCCACCCCAGCAGCCGAGCTTGCCCACAAAAACCGCCCCCGCCACACGGCCCGGTTACCATCGGCCGCCCAACGTTCACAACGG is a window encoding:
- a CDS encoding GNAT family N-acetyltransferase; this encodes MTFKLWSIGSAAGKQGEDAAPVWRLLAFDDLRVYELYEVLRLRSQVFVVEQQCLFQDMDGADRQAMHLLGVQHGELQAYARCFEAGVKFPEASFGRVLTRQSARGGGLGHALITQAIAAISQVWGPQPIRIGAQLQLTHFYAQHGFVDTGTHYLEDGIPHLEMLRPG
- a CDS encoding PaaI family thioesterase codes for the protein MTLSLPSTDFGVDIPFVRHLGFVLTVFADGQSEVSFAPQPEHLNSYQVTHGGVVMTLLDVTMAMAARAAPGRTGVVTVEMKTSFMRPSQGALTARGTLKHHTATLAFTEATVYDAHGQACAHATGTFKYIKRLPVGSKTVHGFNSALAQSDA
- a CDS encoding HDOD domain-containing protein, with amino-acid sequence MKLPPEDIHQRLLVARLPSPPQTLMRLMVLCQSDDAGMGELSELIASDPGLSAKVLSVAHSAAYYRSSAKTLTLLQATSTLGMALIKVLAISESVFQTFHAFRQTTSADLRRFWKHSLGVAVLARALAERQDSVGAEEAYLTGLLHDVGRLALLVAVPERYSALFGLPDDTSLCSQEQQQLGTTHAEAGAWLLTHWHLSQSMVHSVLEHHNPPTRLADTRPLTRLIHLAHLLDDLPPEPLEEPPAWASEHGLTLQDISELLQTAATQVAQIARDLGVDISDASEPSAASLAVTRPQPLDADQSALARDVLDRSVLNEMAMTLINLTSTNAALTSMRQHASAVLQLEDAMVMLTRDNQQTLVPVSMNERHLAATPLAFEVAHDPSMTHCLAQRKVVFSKRQGLSPSVLLDVMDTNEVVLLPLLTAQQCLGVLAASVPPELSQHLRSQLPTLQAFGVYAGLALSRRRLADKNRSGQTLSAKEAQTLELKRVVQAVDLLVDALSKTPQPTAMVPVDLSLAVRDTVQLLQHRQLIPGNIEVNAEMPNRAAWVQGSPGKIKQILLILIKNACETMPDGGQIMVNGGGLVQRDGGVYTVLTVADSAASTKEAIQAQLYDNAPDAARINRGQPSFGLATVNQLLEQMAGHIKFSTGPSGTRFDILLPCPRNPTV
- a CDS encoding SDR family oxidoreductase, whose protein sequence is MPRTIQQLFDLSGKTALVAGGSRGLGLQMAHALGEAGARLMLCARQPDALEAACAELQAAGIDARWVAADCAQEADIHKLVSETLQRMGDVDILVNNAGATWAAPAQDHPLPAWDEVMALNVRGMFVLSQLLGQQSMLARGGRIINVASIAGLGGNPPGMSSLAYNTSKGAVINFTRTLACEWGRYGINVNAICPGLFPSQMTADTLVLLGEERLAASAPLRRLGDDEDLKGVTLLLASDAGKHITGQCLVVDGGTSAYMRGSVA